From the Chitinolyticbacter meiyuanensis genome, one window contains:
- a CDS encoding serine O-acetyltransferase — protein MLLFYRFYRWLYLRRVPVVPTICKYVNRIVFSIVLPPSAQVGRNVRFGYGGLGIVVHANAVIGDNVVISPNVVIGGRSKLREVPVIEDDVQIGAGACILGPVRIGRGAKVGANAVVLEDIPPGSIAVGVPARVIRQG, from the coding sequence ATGCTGTTGTTCTATCGCTTTTATCGCTGGCTCTACCTGCGGCGTGTCCCCGTGGTGCCAACGATATGTAAGTACGTGAACCGTATCGTGTTTTCCATCGTGTTGCCGCCGTCTGCTCAGGTTGGCCGCAACGTGCGCTTCGGCTACGGTGGCTTGGGCATCGTGGTTCATGCCAACGCCGTGATCGGTGACAACGTGGTGATTTCCCCCAACGTGGTCATCGGTGGCCGCTCCAAGCTGCGCGAGGTGCCCGTGATCGAGGATGACGTCCAGATCGGTGCCGGCGCGTGCATTCTGGGGCCGGTCCGCATCGGCCGGGGCGCCAAGGTCGGTGCCAACGCGGTGGTGCTCGAAGACATTCCGCCGGGCAGCATCGCAGTGGGTGTGCCCGCACGCGTGATCAGGCAGGGTTGA